From Kineosporia succinea, the proteins below share one genomic window:
- a CDS encoding glycosyltransferase, with translation MLISLPGRDQSTEAWAAETFSALARMPVEGPEPVVWPFTPYYTGNPYQNVLYSRFGAHGLVAAPTFRATDLLTTTRDWPGDVPLVVHLHWLNQVLAKADSESGANDAINRHADLLDTLKERGARLVWTVHNVLPHDTRFEAQEVRLREQVVERADLVHVMSSRTPQAVEDWFSLPREKVYQLDHPGYQGVYPDWIGRDEARRRLRVPDGAVALLLTGAVKPYKGLADLLEAVDRVSRVRPGEIVLIVAGRPDQAPETEEFVARAASHPAVRLLPVQVPDVDMQVLMRAADLVALPYRRSLNSGVLALALTFGRPALLPSNSGSLPVVEGGAALVYPPDGVEALTDAVFRCLDADLGALDRAAEAAGQRIDRAVIAERFAADMRTWVDTGVVPSPVDEVAPVDGAAGVPPGVSV, from the coding sequence ATGCTGATCTCCCTGCCCGGTCGCGACCAGAGCACCGAGGCCTGGGCCGCCGAGACGTTCTCCGCCCTGGCCCGGATGCCGGTCGAGGGCCCCGAGCCGGTGGTCTGGCCGTTCACCCCGTACTACACCGGAAACCCCTACCAGAACGTGCTCTACAGCCGGTTCGGCGCGCACGGCCTGGTGGCGGCGCCCACCTTCCGGGCCACCGACCTGCTCACCACCACCCGCGACTGGCCCGGTGACGTGCCGCTGGTGGTGCACCTGCACTGGCTCAACCAGGTGCTGGCGAAGGCCGACTCCGAGAGCGGCGCGAACGACGCGATCAACCGGCACGCCGACCTGCTCGACACGCTGAAGGAGCGTGGCGCCCGCCTGGTCTGGACCGTGCACAACGTGCTCCCGCACGACACCCGGTTCGAGGCCCAGGAGGTGCGGCTGCGCGAACAGGTGGTGGAGCGTGCCGACCTGGTGCACGTGATGAGCTCGCGTACCCCCCAGGCGGTCGAGGACTGGTTCTCCCTGCCGCGTGAGAAGGTCTACCAGCTCGACCATCCCGGCTACCAGGGCGTGTATCCCGACTGGATCGGGCGCGACGAGGCCCGCCGCCGGCTGCGCGTCCCCGACGGTGCGGTGGCGTTGCTGCTGACCGGTGCGGTGAAGCCCTACAAGGGCCTCGCCGACCTGCTCGAGGCCGTCGACCGGGTGTCCCGGGTGCGACCCGGCGAGATCGTGCTGATCGTCGCCGGGCGTCCCGACCAGGCGCCCGAGACCGAGGAGTTCGTGGCCCGGGCGGCGTCCCACCCGGCCGTGCGGCTGCTGCCGGTTCAGGTGCCCGACGTCGACATGCAGGTGCTGATGCGCGCGGCCGACCTGGTCGCGCTGCCCTACCGGCGCTCGCTGAACTCCGGCGTGCTGGCTCTGGCGCTGACGTTCGGCCGCCCGGCGCTGCTGCCGTCGAACTCCGGTTCGCTGCCGGTGGTCGAGGGCGGTGCCGCACTGGTGTACCCGCCCGACGGTGTGGAGGCGCTGACCGACGCCGTGTTCCGTTGCCTGGACGCCGATCTCGGTGCTCTCGACCGGGCCGCCGAGGCGGCCGGGCAGCGCATCGACCGCGCGGTGATCGCCGAGCGCTTCGCGGCCGACATGCGCACGTGGGTGGATACCGGGGTGGTTCCGTCGCCGGTCGACGAGGTCGCCCCGGTCGACGGAGCAGCGGGTGTCCCGCCGGGAGTGTCGGTGTGA
- a CDS encoding glycosyltransferase family 4 protein: protein MGALARWRRKLRRQVSAVPRRGRRAARIAITYAETAAAVRRDKDKRHDDALRLLHDAARRSPKDMRVARLRSQVLARTGQLSDAVAEASRLAMTAPSGKNVRLQRAVQGRFVETDPGWRPRVPGAHPAVLAEPVPGRVLYLAKESMPHRNNGYCTRTHETLLAVKGAGRDPVAVTLPGFPSVTSDRTAGPSSTVDGIEYHHVMPGAAQLSAVTWEEYVQLTTTTFARQVARVRPQVLHAGSGHRGYDLGVVGQALSDWAGLPWIYEVRSFFETTWTADERYAEHAEYYRRRFAAETRAMRAADAVVTLSGPMREEIVHGHGVPEDKVFVIPNAVDLQRFQPEPRDTAMRTRLGLDGTFVLGYVSNLDHYREGQEVLLSAAALLRAQGLPVSVLLVGEGRRRAELEAHAAELGLGAAAVFAGSVPFDEVPQWYAQIDLFVVPRVPERAGRMVSPMKPFEAMAMEIPLLVSDLPALVEIAGDEQGRAGVFTAGDPSSLAQVVAHLTDHPEDLAKRVAEAADWVRRERTWSGNGKAFDAVYAFAEQRYAERAR, encoded by the coding sequence ATGGGAGCGCTCGCCCGCTGGCGGCGAAAGCTCAGGCGCCAGGTCAGTGCCGTACCGCGACGCGGTCGCCGGGCCGCGCGGATCGCGATCACCTACGCCGAGACCGCTGCCGCCGTCCGCCGTGACAAGGACAAGCGTCACGACGACGCGCTGCGCCTGCTGCACGACGCGGCCCGGCGCAGCCCGAAGGACATGCGCGTCGCCCGGCTGCGCTCGCAGGTGCTGGCCCGCACCGGGCAGCTGTCCGACGCGGTGGCCGAGGCCTCACGGCTGGCGATGACCGCCCCCAGCGGCAAGAACGTGCGACTGCAGCGGGCCGTGCAGGGCCGGTTCGTGGAGACCGACCCGGGCTGGCGCCCGCGGGTTCCCGGCGCGCACCCGGCCGTCCTGGCCGAGCCGGTGCCGGGCCGGGTGCTCTACCTGGCCAAGGAGTCGATGCCGCACCGCAACAACGGCTACTGCACGCGCACCCACGAGACGCTGCTGGCCGTGAAGGGCGCGGGCCGCGATCCGGTGGCGGTGACGTTGCCCGGGTTCCCGTCCGTCACGTCGGACCGGACCGCCGGCCCGAGCTCCACGGTCGACGGCATCGAGTACCACCACGTCATGCCCGGCGCCGCCCAGCTCTCGGCGGTGACCTGGGAGGAGTACGTGCAGCTGACCACCACCACGTTCGCCCGCCAGGTGGCCCGGGTGCGCCCGCAGGTGCTGCACGCCGGGTCCGGCCACCGCGGCTACGACCTGGGCGTGGTCGGCCAGGCCCTGTCCGACTGGGCCGGACTGCCCTGGATCTACGAGGTGCGCTCGTTCTTCGAGACCACCTGGACCGCCGACGAGCGCTACGCCGAGCACGCCGAGTACTACCGCCGCCGGTTCGCGGCCGAGACCCGGGCGATGCGCGCGGCCGACGCGGTGGTCACGCTGAGCGGGCCGATGCGCGAGGAGATCGTGCACGGCCACGGTGTTCCCGAGGACAAGGTCTTCGTCATCCCGAACGCCGTCGACCTGCAGCGGTTCCAGCCGGAGCCGCGCGACACGGCGATGCGCACCCGGCTCGGGCTGGACGGCACCTTCGTGCTCGGCTACGTGAGCAACCTCGACCACTACCGCGAGGGCCAGGAGGTGCTGCTCTCGGCGGCCGCGCTGCTGCGTGCCCAGGGCCTGCCGGTCAGCGTGCTGCTGGTCGGCGAGGGGCGCCGCCGGGCCGAGCTCGAGGCGCACGCGGCCGAACTCGGCCTGGGCGCCGCCGCGGTGTTCGCCGGTTCGGTGCCGTTCGACGAGGTGCCGCAGTGGTACGCCCAGATCGATTTGTTCGTGGTGCCGCGGGTGCCCGAGCGGGCGGGGCGGATGGTCTCGCCGATGAAGCCGTTCGAGGCCATGGCGATGGAGATCCCGCTGCTGGTCAGCGATCTGCCCGCGCTGGTCGAGATCGCCGGCGACGAGCAGGGCCGCGCCGGGGTGTTCACCGCCGGCGACCCGTCCTCGCTCGCCCAGGTCGTCGCCCACCTCACCGATCACCCCGAGGACCTGGCGAAACGCGTTGCCGAGGCGGCCGACTGGGTGCGGCGGGAGCGCACCTGGTCGGGCAACGGCAAGGCCTTCGACGCGGTCTACGCCTTCGCCGAGCAGCGCTACGCGGAAAGGGCCCGCTGA
- a CDS encoding glycosyltransferase — MRTGPPTVVLATTNGKGMGHLSRQLALALASLGGMDPVIFSLSSAVTVVNQYGMRAEWAPSSQRKQVPRRHWDAYLAERITALVTETNASAFVFDGVYPYDGVLRALRRMPDVPFIWSRRAMWQKGVGARALRYRRLFAAVLEPGDLASAGDVGRTVYLEDARRVGPITLVGQVPQLSRARAVQELELDPDKPRLLLTLGSSKRSDLYAAYQRTVERFTAAGWQVVVTSSPLRGRAASAAGPKQISVFPLVSYLKAFDAAVSASGYNAVHELLYSAVPTLLVPNADAVTDDQRTRARIVANTGLALSADPDRPREFDAALDRLLDARMRDRLAASCRDLEPPTGATEAARTVIGLAAVGVPAGERMEAASLHAQRFARRTIGRVLPPALANQLGRPPRLARPGDLRGPMSVNPILAPGLQGVPHLTNDQLLVTDALTPGLFDGRHVEHILPGASDAYVRARADIAGRYYKIAQPSPSEIEAAESIQTKSDERDWSSLGWSAG; from the coding sequence ATGCGCACCGGACCGCCCACCGTGGTGCTGGCCACCACCAACGGCAAGGGGATGGGACACCTCTCCCGTCAGCTCGCGTTAGCCCTCGCCTCCCTCGGCGGGATGGACCCGGTGATCTTCTCGCTGTCCTCGGCGGTCACCGTGGTCAACCAGTACGGCATGCGCGCCGAGTGGGCCCCGAGCTCACAGCGCAAGCAGGTGCCGCGCCGCCACTGGGACGCCTACCTGGCCGAGCGCATCACCGCGCTGGTCACCGAGACCAACGCCAGCGCCTTCGTCTTCGACGGGGTGTACCCGTACGACGGGGTGCTGCGGGCGCTGCGCCGGATGCCCGACGTGCCGTTCATCTGGAGCCGCCGGGCGATGTGGCAGAAGGGCGTCGGCGCCCGCGCACTGCGCTACCGCCGCCTGTTCGCCGCCGTGCTGGAGCCGGGTGACCTGGCCTCGGCCGGTGACGTGGGCCGCACCGTCTACCTGGAGGACGCACGCCGCGTCGGCCCGATCACGCTGGTCGGGCAGGTCCCGCAGCTGAGCCGGGCCCGGGCGGTGCAGGAGCTCGAGCTCGACCCGGACAAGCCGCGGCTGCTGCTCACCCTGGGCAGCAGCAAGCGCAGCGACCTGTACGCGGCCTACCAGCGCACGGTCGAGCGGTTCACCGCGGCCGGCTGGCAGGTCGTGGTCACCTCGTCGCCGTTGCGCGGGCGGGCGGCCTCGGCCGCCGGGCCGAAGCAGATCTCGGTGTTCCCGCTCGTCAGCTACCTCAAGGCGTTCGACGCGGCGGTCTCGGCCAGCGGCTACAACGCGGTGCACGAGCTGCTCTACTCGGCCGTGCCCACGCTGCTGGTGCCCAACGCCGACGCGGTCACCGACGACCAGCGCACCCGGGCCCGCATCGTCGCCAACACCGGGCTGGCCCTGTCGGCCGACCCCGACCGCCCGCGCGAGTTCGACGCCGCCCTCGACCGGCTGCTCGACGCCCGGATGCGCGACCGGCTCGCCGCCTCGTGCCGTGACCTCGAACCGCCCACCGGCGCCACCGAGGCGGCCCGCACGGTCATCGGCCTGGCCGCCGTCGGGGTACCCGCGGGCGAGCGCATGGAGGCCGCCTCACTGCACGCCCAGCGGTTCGCCCGGCGCACCATCGGGCGGGTGCTGCCCCCGGCCCTCGCCAACCAGCTGGGCCGGCCGCCGCGACTGGCCCGGCCGGGCGATCTGCGTGGGCCCATGTCGGTGAACCCGATCCTGGCCCCCGGGCTGCAGGGAGTGCCGCACCTCACGAACGACCAGCTGCTGGTGACCGACGCTTTGACCCCCGGGCTGTTCGACGGACGTCACGTCGAGCACATCCTGCCCGGGGCGAGCGACGCCTATGTGCGGGCACGGGCCGATATAGCCGGGCGCTACTACAAGATCGCGCAGCCCTCACCGAGCGAGATCGAGGCGGCTGAGTCGATCCAGACAAAGAGTGACGAAAGGGACTGGTCGTCCCTGGGCTGGAGTGCAGGTTGA
- a CDS encoding nucleotide sugar dehydrogenase, protein MSQYSGAQDDTFDLVVVGLGYVGLPLAQEACRSGLHVAGLDLDRSVVAALNAGTSHVDDLTDADIAAMGEAGFSAHTDTSVVARARTVVICVPTPLAEDGGPDLRMVLAATASVAAHVQPDTLVVLESTTYPGTTDELLRPMLEEGGLKVGRDLFLAFSPERIDPGNERWHFRNTPKVIGGLTPACTERAAAFYRKIVDEVVTARGTREAEMSKLLENTYRHVNIALVNEMARFCHELGIDLWDVIRCASTKPFGFQAFYPGPGVGGHCIPIDPNYLSYRVRAALGYPFRFVELAQEINNAMPSYVVQRVQDRLNDVAKPLRGSRVLLLGVTYKADISDQRESPAVPIALRLQAAGAEVVHHDPFVTDWALGGHPDSELGHDFAPDGEAGDRPTSGGTLKCVPDLAQALAGADIAVLLQRHSSYDLDEIARLAPLVLDTRGAITDSATVERL, encoded by the coding sequence ATGTCGCAGTACAGCGGTGCGCAGGACGACACGTTCGACCTGGTGGTCGTCGGCCTCGGCTACGTCGGCCTGCCCCTGGCCCAGGAGGCCTGCCGCAGCGGGCTGCACGTGGCCGGCCTCGACCTCGACCGGAGCGTGGTGGCCGCCCTCAACGCGGGCACCTCCCACGTCGACGACCTCACCGACGCCGACATCGCCGCGATGGGCGAGGCCGGCTTCAGCGCGCACACCGACACCTCGGTCGTGGCGCGCGCCCGCACGGTGGTGATCTGCGTGCCCACCCCCCTGGCCGAAGACGGCGGGCCCGACCTGCGCATGGTGCTGGCCGCCACCGCCTCGGTCGCCGCCCACGTGCAGCCCGACACCCTGGTGGTGCTGGAGTCGACCACCTACCCGGGCACCACCGACGAGCTGCTGCGCCCGATGCTCGAGGAGGGAGGCCTGAAGGTCGGCCGTGACCTCTTCCTCGCCTTCTCCCCCGAGCGCATCGACCCGGGCAACGAGCGCTGGCACTTCCGCAACACCCCCAAGGTCATCGGTGGGCTCACCCCCGCCTGCACCGAGCGGGCGGCGGCGTTCTACCGGAAAATCGTCGACGAGGTGGTCACCGCCCGCGGCACCCGCGAGGCGGAGATGTCGAAGCTCCTCGAGAACACCTATCGGCACGTCAACATCGCGCTCGTGAACGAGATGGCCCGGTTCTGTCACGAGCTCGGCATCGACCTGTGGGACGTGATCCGCTGCGCGTCCACCAAGCCGTTCGGTTTCCAGGCCTTCTACCCGGGCCCGGGCGTGGGCGGGCACTGCATCCCGATCGACCCGAACTACCTCTCCTACCGGGTGCGCGCCGCCCTGGGCTACCCGTTCCGGTTCGTCGAGCTGGCCCAGGAGATCAACAACGCGATGCCCAGCTACGTCGTGCAGCGCGTGCAGGACCGGCTGAACGACGTGGCCAAGCCGCTGCGCGGGTCGCGGGTGCTGCTGCTCGGCGTGACCTACAAGGCCGACATCTCCGACCAGCGTGAGTCGCCCGCGGTGCCGATCGCGCTGCGGCTGCAGGCGGCCGGGGCCGAGGTCGTGCACCACGACCCCTTCGTGACCGACTGGGCGCTCGGCGGCCATCCGGACAGCGAACTTGGTCACGATTTCGCACCAGATGGCGAGGCGGGCGACCGTCCCACCTCGGGCGGAACGCTGAAGTGCGTGCCCGACCTGGCGCAGGCCCTCGCCGGGGCGGACATCGCCGTTCTGCTGCAACGGCACTCAAGCTACGATCTCGACGAGATCGCCCGGCTCGCACCTCTCGTGCTCGACACCCGTGGCGCCATCACTGACAGCGCAACCGTGGAGCGACTTTGA
- a CDS encoding ABC transporter permease — protein MTSILPIRPESGASQRAAAKAAEYGLVQFGGRPPLGAYIKELWNRRHFAFELAKSRFRAQNEANRLGMGWVVLNPLIQACVYGLIFGVLLSGTTGTKPENYIAFLVIGVFSFSFFSGCFTDGAKSIVSNRGLVRTLHFPRAVLPIATVLQKLMELVAMVLVMAIIVCFTGELPELQWLMIIPAFALMSLFSAGVAFLAARLTVHMRDITQLIPFVNRLIFYMSGVFYLVGDRFADRGLAGRVLELNPMNVYLSLIRYSMLDSVRGAGAKHIEISATTWALAGGYGVVLFVVGFIFFWQAEGLYGRD, from the coding sequence TTGACCAGCATCCTGCCGATCCGACCCGAATCGGGCGCATCGCAGCGGGCGGCGGCGAAAGCCGCTGAGTACGGCCTGGTCCAGTTCGGGGGCCGACCCCCGCTGGGCGCGTACATCAAGGAGTTGTGGAACCGCCGGCACTTCGCGTTCGAGCTGGCGAAGTCCCGGTTCCGGGCCCAGAACGAGGCGAACCGGCTGGGCATGGGCTGGGTGGTGCTCAACCCCCTGATCCAGGCCTGCGTGTACGGCCTGATCTTCGGCGTGCTGCTGTCGGGCACCACCGGCACCAAGCCCGAGAACTACATCGCCTTCCTCGTCATCGGCGTCTTCTCGTTCTCGTTCTTCTCCGGCTGCTTCACCGACGGCGCCAAGTCGATCGTGAGCAACCGCGGCCTGGTGCGCACACTGCACTTCCCGCGGGCCGTGCTGCCCATCGCCACGGTGCTGCAGAAGCTGATGGAACTCGTGGCCATGGTGCTGGTGATGGCGATCATCGTGTGCTTCACCGGTGAACTGCCCGAGCTGCAGTGGCTGATGATCATCCCCGCGTTCGCCCTGATGTCCCTCTTCAGCGCGGGCGTCGCGTTCCTGGCCGCCCGCCTGACGGTCCACATGCGCGACATCACCCAGCTGATCCCGTTCGTCAACCGGCTGATCTTCTACATGTCCGGCGTCTTCTACCTGGTGGGCGACCGCTTCGCCGACCGGGGCCTGGCCGGGCGCGTTCTGGAGTTGAATCCGATGAACGTCTACCTCAGCCTGATCCGGTACTCGATGCTCGACAGCGTCCGGGGAGCCGGGGCCAAGCACATCGAGATCTCCGCGACCACGTGGGCCCTGGCCGGTGGGTACGGTGTAGTGCTGTTCGTGGTGGGGTTCATCTTCTTCTGGCAAGCCGAGGGACTGTACGGACGTGACTGA
- a CDS encoding ABC transporter ATP-binding protein, which yields MTEQTSSPNGSVATGTPGEDVETKGTAGQDAQQQTAATPRPPVKKAPAKKAPAPKERDRTGLKTFKRRVPVGPRERPTVIVDNLHVTYKVYATGKAASGRNAEKKGLLARTPAIRRAREVHAVRGISFTAYEGDSIGLVGTNGSGKSTLCSAIAGLVPAAKGAVYSEANPTLLGVGAALMNELSGERNVILGGLALGMSLEEVRAKYDEIVEFSGLKPEFLDLPMRTYSQGMGARLRFAIAASVSHQVLMIDEALSVGDRQFQQRSESRIRDLREQAGTVFLVSHALPTITKTCNRVLWIDQGKLIMDGGVDEVITAYTESENAADDE from the coding sequence GTGACTGAGCAGACCTCTTCCCCGAACGGGTCGGTGGCCACCGGCACCCCCGGGGAAGACGTGGAGACCAAGGGCACGGCGGGGCAGGACGCCCAGCAGCAGACCGCTGCGACGCCGAGGCCCCCCGTCAAGAAGGCACCGGCCAAGAAGGCGCCCGCTCCCAAGGAGCGCGACCGCACCGGCCTGAAGACCTTCAAGCGGCGAGTGCCCGTGGGGCCGCGCGAGCGTCCCACCGTGATCGTCGACAACCTGCACGTCACCTACAAGGTGTACGCGACGGGCAAGGCCGCCTCCGGCCGCAACGCCGAGAAGAAGGGCCTGCTGGCCCGCACCCCGGCGATCCGGCGGGCCCGCGAGGTGCACGCCGTGCGGGGCATCAGCTTCACCGCCTACGAGGGCGACTCGATCGGCCTGGTCGGCACCAACGGCTCGGGCAAGTCCACGCTCTGCTCGGCGATCGCCGGTCTGGTGCCGGCGGCCAAGGGCGCGGTGTACTCCGAGGCCAACCCCACCCTGCTGGGGGTCGGCGCGGCCCTGATGAACGAGCTCTCCGGCGAGCGCAACGTCATCCTCGGCGGTCTGGCCCTGGGGATGTCGCTCGAGGAGGTGCGGGCCAAGTACGACGAGATCGTCGAGTTCTCCGGCCTGAAGCCCGAGTTCCTCGACCTGCCGATGCGCACCTACTCGCAGGGCATGGGCGCGCGACTGCGGTTCGCGATCGCGGCCTCGGTCTCGCACCAGGTGCTGATGATCGACGAGGCGCTCTCCGTCGGTGACCGCCAGTTCCAGCAGCGCAGCGAGTCACGCATCCGCGACCTGCGGGAGCAGGCCGGTACGGTCTTCCTGGTGAGCCACGCGCTGCCGACGATCACCAAGACCTGCAACCGGGTGCTGTGGATCGACCAGGGCAAGCTCATCATGGACGGCGGGGTCGACGAGGTCATCACGGCCTACACCGAGTCCGAGAACGCCGCCGACGACGAATGA
- a CDS encoding glycosyltransferase family 4 protein: MTVVHDPDDARIRYRQLTALLAAGVEVTYAAPFEATHRRPPEGVEAVELPRAAGRQRFTAISAARRLLHRIGPEHDLVLLHDPELLLAVPGLDRRRPPQVVWDVHEDTAAALRMKSWLPRPVRPLTGAAVRAAERWAERRCRLLLAEEGYRDRFRLEHPVVPNSVPVPDEKPPPPGDRRVVYLGRITRARGALEMIELGRRLGPEVAVELIGPADGDVAGPIAHAHAEGWITHHGFVPNREALGLLPGALAGLALLHDEPNYAVSRPTKVMEYMAFGVPVVTTPNAAAAELVGRYRSGTVVPFADVDAAESAIRALRDDAARRERLGSAGWNAARADLDWRADGRRFAELIRDWSRSEPARSRS, encoded by the coding sequence ATGACGGTCGTGCACGACCCCGACGACGCGCGCATTCGCTACCGGCAGCTCACCGCACTGCTGGCCGCGGGCGTCGAGGTCACCTACGCGGCGCCGTTCGAGGCCACCCACCGCCGGCCGCCCGAGGGGGTGGAGGCGGTCGAGCTGCCCCGCGCCGCGGGCCGGCAGCGCTTCACCGCGATCTCCGCGGCCCGCCGACTCCTGCACCGCATCGGCCCCGAGCACGACCTGGTGCTGCTGCACGATCCCGAACTCCTGCTCGCCGTGCCCGGTCTCGACCGCCGGCGTCCTCCGCAGGTGGTCTGGGACGTGCACGAAGACACCGCGGCCGCCCTGCGCATGAAGTCGTGGCTGCCCCGCCCGGTGCGCCCGCTCACCGGGGCCGCCGTGCGCGCCGCCGAGCGCTGGGCCGAGCGCCGCTGCCGGCTGCTGCTGGCCGAGGAGGGCTACCGCGACCGGTTCCGCCTCGAGCACCCGGTCGTGCCCAACAGCGTGCCGGTGCCCGACGAGAAGCCACCTCCGCCCGGCGACCGGCGAGTGGTCTACCTGGGCCGCATCACGCGGGCCCGGGGGGCGCTGGAGATGATCGAGCTGGGCCGGCGGCTCGGCCCGGAGGTGGCGGTCGAACTGATCGGGCCGGCCGACGGTGACGTGGCCGGGCCGATCGCGCACGCCCACGCCGAGGGCTGGATCACGCACCACGGTTTCGTGCCCAACCGCGAGGCCCTGGGCCTGCTGCCGGGAGCCCTGGCCGGGCTGGCGCTGCTGCACGACGAGCCGAACTACGCGGTCTCCCGGCCCACCAAGGTGATGGAGTACATGGCTTTCGGGGTGCCGGTGGTGACCACGCCGAACGCGGCCGCGGCCGAGCTGGTGGGGCGCTACCGCAGCGGCACGGTGGTGCCGTTCGCCGACGTCGACGCGGCCGAGTCCGCGATCCGGGCCCTGCGTGACGACGCCGCGCGCCGCGAGCGCCTCGGCTCGGCCGGCTGGAACGCGGCCCGCGCCGACCTGGACTGGCGGGCCGACGGGCGCCGCTTCGCCGAGCTCATCCGCGACTGGAGCCGGAGCGAACCGGCCCGTTCCCGCTCCTGA
- a CDS encoding glycosyltransferase family 2 protein produces the protein MDGHLPEALSAPSHADQLPADVPVSIVLCVLNEQRHLEQAVRHALDQDHAGQLQLVIALGPSRDHTDQIADRLAAADSRVTLVRNPDPHGSTPAGLNAAIAETKYPVVVRIDGHAMLPRDYVRIAVETMRETGADNVGGVMAAEGETPFEQAVARAMTSKLGVGNAAFHTGGTAGEADTVYLGVFRRSALERVGGYDETFLRAQDWEMNLRIRRTGGRVWFQPKLKVAYRPRSTVKALSRQYFFYGRWRRVVMRRHEGTVNFRYLAPPVALAGVVGGLGLAAAGVRPAAILPAGYLVAICAGSAFEGRGLPTGAWVRLPLVTATMHLSWGAGFILSPRKLAELPSRIGGITMPDASH, from the coding sequence ATGGACGGCCACCTGCCTGAGGCGCTCAGCGCCCCCTCCCACGCCGATCAGCTTCCCGCTGACGTGCCGGTCAGCATCGTGCTCTGCGTGCTCAACGAGCAGCGGCATCTCGAGCAGGCGGTGCGGCACGCGCTCGACCAGGACCACGCCGGCCAGCTGCAGCTGGTGATCGCGCTCGGTCCCTCGCGCGACCACACCGACCAGATCGCCGACCGGCTCGCCGCGGCCGACTCCCGGGTCACGCTCGTGCGCAACCCCGATCCGCACGGCAGCACGCCGGCCGGGCTGAACGCGGCGATCGCCGAGACCAAGTACCCGGTCGTGGTGCGCATCGACGGGCACGCGATGCTGCCCCGCGACTACGTGCGCATCGCCGTCGAGACGATGCGTGAGACCGGCGCCGACAACGTGGGCGGGGTGATGGCCGCCGAGGGGGAGACCCCGTTCGAGCAGGCCGTGGCCCGGGCCATGACCAGCAAGCTGGGCGTCGGCAACGCGGCCTTTCACACCGGTGGCACCGCCGGTGAGGCCGACACGGTCTACCTCGGCGTGTTCCGCCGTTCTGCCCTCGAGCGGGTCGGCGGCTACGACGAGACCTTCCTGCGTGCGCAGGACTGGGAGATGAACCTGCGCATCCGCCGCACCGGTGGCCGCGTCTGGTTCCAGCCCAAGCTCAAGGTCGCCTACCGGCCGCGCTCCACGGTCAAGGCCCTGAGCCGCCAGTACTTCTTCTACGGCCGCTGGCGTCGCGTGGTCATGCGCCGCCACGAGGGCACGGTCAATTTCCGCTACCTGGCCCCGCCGGTCGCGCTCGCCGGTGTGGTGGGCGGTCTCGGTCTCGCCGCGGCCGGGGTCAGGCCCGCCGCGATCCTGCCCGCCGGTTACCTGGTCGCGATCTGCGCCGGGTCGGCCTTCGAGGGGCGCGGCCTGCCCACCGGGGCGTGGGTGCGCCTGCCGCTGGTCACGGCCACCATGCACCTCAGCTGGGGCGCCGGGTTCATCCTGAGCCCGCGCAAGCTGGCCGAGCTGCCGAGCCGCATCGGGGGCATCACGATGCCCGACGCCTCGCACTGA